A region from the Chitinivibrionales bacterium genome encodes:
- a CDS encoding lysophospholipid acyltransferase family protein, with protein MAEQDRGVTGLLNFLHNMFIAAWAAVSTVAYGTVTLCIAPFSNRLARYIAHRWCIHLMALCGIRVRAVGVEKLDTGGRYVFIANHQSYFDIPVLYAGLPFSLSFIAKKELFFIPFFGWGIAAIGHIWIDRENARAARKSITRAIGKLKRQGISLVLFPEGTRSVSGDVGEFKRGSFTLALEAGVPVVPVTIRGTRDILPKRSGRFRPGTATLVIGDPIPPAQFEELDKTKLSELVRGRIIAGASKSIS; from the coding sequence GTGGCTGAGCAAGACCGCGGCGTAACGGGCCTCCTTAACTTTCTCCACAACATGTTCATCGCGGCGTGGGCGGCGGTGAGTACCGTTGCCTACGGCACCGTGACCCTGTGCATCGCGCCGTTCAGCAACCGGCTCGCGCGCTACATAGCGCACCGGTGGTGCATTCACCTTATGGCGCTGTGCGGCATACGGGTGCGGGCCGTCGGCGTGGAAAAGCTCGACACCGGCGGCCGTTACGTTTTCATCGCGAACCACCAGAGCTATTTTGACATCCCGGTGCTGTACGCCGGCCTGCCCTTCTCCCTGAGCTTTATTGCGAAAAAGGAATTGTTCTTTATCCCGTTTTTCGGCTGGGGCATCGCCGCCATCGGCCACATCTGGATCGACCGCGAGAACGCCCGCGCCGCGCGCAAGTCCATCACGCGCGCCATCGGCAAGCTCAAGCGCCAGGGCATCTCGTTGGTGCTGTTTCCCGAGGGAACGCGGAGCGTAAGCGGCGACGTCGGCGAGTTCAAGCGCGGCAGCTTCACCCTCGCGCTCGAGGCCGGCGTGCCCGTGGTGCCCGTGACCATCCGCGGCACGCGCGACATCCTGCCCAAGCGGTCGGGCCGCTTCCGCCCCGGCACGGCCACGCTCGTGATCGGCGACCCGATTCCGCCTGCGCAATTTGAGGAGCTTGACAAAACAAAACTGTCGGAGCTGGTGCGGGGGAGGATTATTGCGGGGGCCTCGAAGTCAATTTCATGA
- a CDS encoding DNA polymerase III subunit alpha, which produces MSKRSDFVHLHNHTEYSFLDGAIRIKSLVEKAKEFGMPALAITDHGGMFGVVEFYNACLKEGIKPIIGFEAYVAPQSRLDKTKSGDENYHHLILLARNLEGYKNLMRLSTIGYLEGFYYRPRIDNEVLRKYSAGVIATSACVAGAIPRALLSGDTARAQKIAEEYIDIFGKENFFFELQNHGIDKELVAFDELIKLGRRMGVPFIVANDAHYLTKDDASSHEVLLCIGTQTTLDDQSRFRFGSDQIYFKSAAEMAQLFPDMPEALANTVAIAERCSVDIKAPPQLPKTKVPDGFASEAEYLSHLAKAGLKEKYSRITPGIQERLDYELGVICKMGFEGYFLIVSDFVAAAKREGVMTGCRGSAAGSLVAYSIGITDVDPIRFELLFERFLNPERIDMPDADIDFADRDRYKIIDYVIKRYGRDAVCQIITYGRMKGKSVVRDVARVMGLTVAEAGKLAAMVDKDLATSLSTNGELAATIKANPKYAELFRHARALEGLNRQPSMHAGGVIIAPGPVVNWSPLFKQPDADEVMTQFDMNDVKEVGLIKMDFLGLITLTILQDTIDLVKQNHGVVIDLWKLPDGDKETLALLGRGETVGVFQFESQGMQDNLRKLKPEGIEDLIAMNALYRPGPMEDIPVYIHRKHGREKVEYRHPLIEEILKITYGVITYQEQVMRVAQEMGGFTLGQADILRKAMGKKDMEKMEAMRKRFMEGAQKRKVEAKIAQEIFDRMAKFAGYGFNKAHATVYAHVAYQCAYLKAHYPIEFLTANLSSVLDKKDDLLVIKNEAERMGIKILPPDVNTSDYRCSIDGGRIRLGLGTIKNVGKAAEKILEARAKKGKFSSLFDLCASVDLHLVNKKALESLVYAGALDSLKGSRARLFAGVDAAIDYGSAEQKDRASGQTSLFETDDKDSAARVRPEPPLPDVEAWPYNELLAREKEVLNFYVSGHPLERFMDEVRGFTDITLSAESLDKVREGTALTVGGIITAVKTHTQRDGRPMAFLEIEDFDGSMELLAFGEAYEKFRHLLAPDAMILVRGTVSIREGDKKPKLRVENVIALSETREKLTKSVHVRLRTQGLEDAFVKELYDECGKAAGDCSLIIHLQTQEENEYRIKAKNVAVNPAKETIDLLRNRLGKENVWLSKTAA; this is translated from the coding sequence ATGAGCAAGCGCAGCGATTTTGTGCACCTGCACAACCACACCGAGTACAGCTTTCTCGACGGCGCCATCCGCATCAAGAGCCTCGTGGAGAAGGCGAAGGAATTCGGCATGCCCGCGCTCGCCATCACCGACCACGGCGGCATGTTCGGCGTGGTGGAGTTCTACAACGCCTGCCTCAAGGAGGGGATCAAGCCCATCATCGGGTTCGAGGCCTACGTGGCGCCGCAGTCGAGGCTTGACAAAACAAAATCCGGCGACGAGAACTACCACCACCTCATCCTGCTCGCGCGCAACCTCGAGGGCTACAAGAACCTCATGCGGCTCTCCACCATCGGGTATCTGGAGGGCTTCTACTACCGGCCGCGGATCGACAACGAGGTGCTGCGCAAATATTCGGCCGGCGTCATCGCCACGAGCGCCTGCGTGGCGGGCGCCATCCCGCGCGCGCTGCTTTCGGGCGACACGGCGCGTGCGCAGAAGATCGCCGAAGAATACATTGACATTTTCGGAAAAGAGAACTTCTTCTTCGAGCTGCAGAACCACGGCATCGACAAGGAGCTCGTGGCGTTCGACGAGCTCATCAAGCTGGGACGGCGCATGGGCGTGCCGTTCATCGTCGCCAACGACGCGCACTACCTCACCAAGGACGACGCCTCGTCGCATGAGGTGCTGCTGTGCATCGGCACGCAGACAACGCTCGACGACCAGTCGCGCTTCAGGTTCGGCTCAGACCAGATCTATTTCAAGTCCGCGGCGGAGATGGCGCAGCTGTTTCCGGACATGCCCGAGGCGCTCGCCAACACGGTCGCGATCGCGGAACGGTGCAGCGTCGACATCAAGGCGCCGCCGCAGCTCCCCAAGACAAAGGTGCCCGACGGGTTCGCCTCCGAGGCGGAGTATCTTTCCCATTTGGCAAAGGCCGGGCTCAAGGAAAAATATTCCCGCATCACGCCCGGCATCCAGGAGCGGCTCGATTACGAGCTGGGCGTGATCTGCAAGATGGGCTTCGAAGGGTACTTTCTCATCGTGAGCGATTTTGTCGCGGCCGCGAAGCGCGAGGGCGTGATGACCGGCTGCCGCGGCTCCGCGGCCGGCAGCCTCGTGGCGTATTCCATCGGCATCACCGACGTCGACCCGATACGCTTCGAGCTACTGTTCGAGCGCTTTCTCAACCCCGAGCGCATCGACATGCCCGACGCCGACATCGACTTCGCGGACCGCGACCGGTACAAGATCATCGACTACGTGATCAAGCGGTACGGCCGCGACGCCGTGTGCCAGATCATCACCTACGGCCGCATGAAGGGAAAATCGGTGGTGCGCGACGTGGCGCGCGTCATGGGCCTCACGGTCGCCGAGGCGGGCAAGCTCGCGGCAATGGTGGACAAGGATCTTGCCACGTCGCTTTCGACCAACGGCGAGCTCGCCGCCACGATCAAGGCCAATCCGAAATACGCCGAGCTGTTCCGTCACGCGCGCGCGCTCGAGGGCCTCAACCGGCAGCCGAGCATGCACGCGGGCGGCGTGATCATCGCGCCGGGCCCGGTGGTCAACTGGTCGCCGCTCTTCAAGCAGCCCGACGCCGACGAGGTGATGACCCAGTTCGACATGAACGACGTGAAAGAGGTCGGTCTCATCAAAATGGACTTTCTGGGCCTCATCACCCTTACCATCCTGCAAGACACGATAGATTTGGTAAAGCAAAACCACGGCGTGGTGATTGACTTATGGAAACTGCCCGACGGCGACAAGGAAACGCTCGCGCTGCTGGGCAGGGGCGAGACCGTGGGCGTGTTCCAGTTCGAATCACAGGGCATGCAGGACAACCTGCGCAAGCTCAAGCCCGAGGGCATCGAGGACCTCATCGCCATGAACGCGCTGTACCGGCCCGGCCCCATGGAAGACATCCCCGTGTACATCCACCGCAAGCACGGCAGGGAAAAGGTGGAGTACAGGCACCCGTTGATCGAGGAGATCCTCAAGATCACCTACGGCGTGATCACCTACCAGGAACAAGTGATGCGCGTTGCGCAGGAAATGGGCGGCTTCACGCTGGGCCAGGCCGACATCCTGCGAAAGGCCATGGGGAAAAAAGATATGGAGAAAATGGAGGCCATGCGCAAGCGGTTCATGGAGGGCGCGCAGAAGCGCAAGGTGGAAGCGAAGATCGCGCAGGAGATCTTCGACCGCATGGCAAAATTCGCCGGGTACGGGTTCAACAAGGCCCACGCCACCGTGTACGCGCACGTGGCCTACCAGTGCGCGTACCTCAAGGCGCATTACCCCATCGAATTCCTCACCGCGAACCTTTCGAGCGTTCTTGACAAGAAAGACGATCTTCTCGTGATCAAGAACGAGGCCGAGCGCATGGGCATCAAGATCCTGCCGCCCGACGTGAACACGAGCGACTACCGCTGCTCCATCGACGGGGGCAGGATACGCCTGGGCCTGGGCACCATCAAGAACGTGGGGAAGGCGGCGGAGAAGATCCTCGAGGCGCGGGCGAAGAAGGGCAAGTTCTCGAGCCTGTTCGACCTGTGCGCGTCGGTCGATTTGCATCTTGTCAACAAGAAGGCGCTCGAGTCGCTCGTGTACGCGGGCGCGCTCGACAGCCTCAAGGGCTCGCGCGCCCGGCTGTTCGCCGGCGTCGACGCGGCCATCGACTACGGCAGCGCCGAGCAGAAGGACCGGGCGAGCGGCCAGACCAGTCTGTTCGAAACCGACGACAAGGATTCCGCCGCGAGGGTGCGGCCCGAGCCGCCGCTCCCCGACGTGGAGGCGTGGCCCTACAACGAGCTGCTCGCCAGGGAAAAGGAAGTGCTCAACTTCTACGTGAGCGGCCATCCGCTCGAGCGTTTCATGGACGAGGTGCGAGGGTTCACGGACATTACGCTCAGTGCGGAGTCGCTTGACAAAGTAAGAGAGGGAACCGCGCTCACCGTTGGCGGCATCATCACGGCGGTCAAGACGCATACGCAGCGCGACGGCAGGCCCATGGCCTTCCTGGAGATAGAGGACTTCGACGGCTCCATGGAACTGCTCGCCTTCGGCGAGGCGTACGAGAAGTTCCGTCACCTGCTTGCGCCCGACGCCATGATCCTGGTGCGCGGCACGGTGAGCATCCGCGAGGGCGACAAGAAGCCCAAGCTGCGCGTCGAGAACGTGATCGCGCTCTCCGAGACACGCGAAAAGCTCACCAAAAGCGTGCACGTCCGGCTGCGGACGCAGGGGCTCGAGGACGCGTTTGTAAAGGAACTGTACGACGAATGCGGCAAGGCCGCGGGCGACTGCAGTCTCATCATCCACCTGCAGACCCAGGAGGAGAACGAATACCGCATCAAGGCGAAAAACGTGGCGGTGAACCCGGCAAAGGAGACCATCGACCTCTTGCGCAACCGGCTCGGAAAGGAAAACGTGTGGCTGAGCAAGACCGCGGCGTAA